In the bacterium genome, one interval contains:
- a CDS encoding DUF882 domain-containing protein — translation MSPGKPLDSVSHSELAGGRRPGEGSWPRGDGQVRIYNYHLNEFAEVTFRKGENLDPEGLKAFQALLRSRDNFEQKAIDPRLLDLLDHLQDHFQADQIEIISGYRRQELNQSLLRQGHKVSPVSLHTQGQALDIHIDEIREETLRDYLAGLKLGGLGYYGPLDFVHVDVGPVRQWAEPRGPRKLVGVLDPQAAVRLTSDRNDYLPGETLHFTWEWPEAFDPALIQELRLELFRRGRWQACPTAPRSEKSFGLPSEVLRCEGREQPSYGKFRWTFHLKDGSQTLSSNEFYLKKQ, via the coding sequence ATGTCGCCAGGCAAACCTTTGGATAGTGTTAGCCATTCCGAGCTTGCTGGTGGCCGAAGGCCGGGAGAGGGGTCTTGGCCCCGCGGCGACGGCCAAGTTCGCATCTACAACTATCACTTGAATGAATTCGCCGAAGTGACCTTCCGCAAAGGGGAAAACCTGGATCCCGAGGGCCTAAAAGCTTTCCAGGCCCTGCTCCGCTCCCGCGACAACTTCGAGCAAAAAGCGATCGACCCCCGCCTCCTCGACCTGCTCGACCACCTCCAGGATCACTTCCAAGCCGATCAAATCGAGATCATTTCCGGCTACCGGCGCCAGGAGCTCAACCAGTCCCTCCTCCGCCAAGGCCACAAAGTGAGCCCGGTCAGCCTCCATACCCAAGGCCAAGCCCTCGACATCCACATCGACGAGATCCGGGAGGAAACGCTGCGCGACTATCTGGCCGGCCTCAAGCTCGGCGGTCTCGGTTATTACGGCCCGCTCGACTTCGTCCACGTCGACGTCGGCCCGGTTCGGCAATGGGCCGAGCCCCGGGGTCCCCGCAAGCTGGTGGGAGTGCTCGATCCCCAGGCAGCGGTCCGCCTGACCAGCGACCGGAACGATTACTTGCCGGGGGAAACGCTCCATTTCACCTGGGAATGGCCGGAGGCTTTCGACCCCGCCCTGATCCAGGAGCTGCGGCTGGAGCTGTTCCGCCGCGGCCGCTGGCAGGCCTGCCCCACCGCCCCCCGAAGCGAAAAGAGCTTCGGCCTGCCCAGCGAAGTCCTCCGCTGCGAGGGCCGAGAGCAGCCCAGCTACGGCAAATTCCGCTGGACCTTCCACTTGAAGGATGGGTCGCAAACCCTTTCCTCCAATGAATTTTACCTAAAAAAACAATAA